agatacagagtaaagctccctctgcactgtccccatcaaacactcccaggacacgtacagcacggggttagatacagagtaaggagTTGGGTACCTTTGTGCAGTAGGTGAGTATTTCATCCTTTGTCCCGAGGCAGCTCTGGGTTCCAGACGGATCCGGCTCCCATTTCCCGCTCTGGATATCCATGAACATGTTGAGTTTCCCGCAGAACATGGCGACCTGTGGTTCCGCCATCCGAACTCCAGAATCGCCATTGGATG
The Mustelus asterias unplaced genomic scaffold, sMusAst1.hap1.1 HAP1_SCAFFOLD_3247, whole genome shotgun sequence DNA segment above includes these coding regions:
- the LOC144490408 gene encoding amyloid beta precursor like protein 2-like, whose amino-acid sequence is ALASNGDSGVRMAEPQVAMFCGKLNMFMDIQSGKWEPDPSGTQSCLGTKDEILTYCTKVYPELQVTGVMESGQPVKIENWCKKGKRRCSGHIHIVVPFRCL